GCCTGGTCCTGGAACTTTTTGCCTCTCTTCCGGCTCACAGGAGAGATGAGGCTTGATGATCTGACCATGCGCGGGGGGCGTGCACCGTGAGGCGCCTCCTGCTGGCCGCCCTGCTGCTGGCAGGTGGGGCGAGTGCGGCTGACGCCGATGACCTAAGCGCCGCCCTGCGCCAGGCGCGCAGCGTGGCGGCGCGGGGGCAAGTGGAAGTCACGGTCCTTTTTCCGCCGCGGGGCGTGCCCACCCGCCGGGCGAACGCCCTGCCCGCCGTCCCCTTCCGCCCGGCGCTGCTGGCGCGCAACTTCACCGTCAGCCGGGCGGGAACGGAGCCGGTGGCGGGGCGCCAGTCCACCCGTTTCGAGCTGACGCCGAAGGTGGGGCAGGCCGCCCGCTGGACCCTGTGGATCGACCAGGCCTGGAACATCCCCCTGGCCTTCGAGGAGCGGATGCCGGACGGGTCGCTCGCCCGGCGCGCGGCCTTCCTGAAGGTGAACGCCCAGCCCACGCGGGTTCAGGTCCGGGTGCCCGCGATTCCCGAGGGGCTGCGCGCGGCGGTCCTGGCCGCCTTCCCCGGCCTGCGGCTGCCCCCCGGCTTCGTGCCCGAGGGGGTGCGCGTCCGGGCGAATGGCCGGTTGGACGTGTCCCTCACCGATGGGGTGAATGTGCTCGCGCTCGTCCTAGCCGCCCGCGATGTGGCCGCTGCCCCCGGTGTCGCCTCCCGCCGGGTGGGGGGGCGCTTCGTGTGGTTGGTGGGCAACCTGCCCGGCGCGGCGCTGACCCAGGTGCTGGCGAACGTGCGGGCGGTGAATCCCACGGCGCTGGGAACTTTTCTGCCCACCGCTGACTCTGGCAGATAAGGAGAACCGATGAGCCTGCAACCCCACACCCGGAAGTTGACCCCCGAGGACGCCGCGCACTTCCTGCGGCGCACTGCCTTCGGCGCGACGGACGCGCAGATTCGCGCCCTGGTGGGCCGCGACGCCCGCGAGGTGGCCCGGGAGGCGCTGAGTTTCGGCATGGACCTCGCGCCCGGCAACCCCTTCGACCCCACGCAGGGCACCCGGCCCGGGGCGGCGGCGCAGCTCGCCCGCGGCGCCTGGCTGTATGAGATGCTCTACGGCCCGCACCCGCTGCGCGAGCGACTGGCGCTGACCTGGAGCAACCACTTCGTGATCGGCACCGACAAGGTGAAGAACGCCCCCATGCTGACGGGCTACCTCGCGCTGCTGCGGCGGCACGCGGCCACGACCGATTTCGCGGCCTTCGCGCTCGACGTGGCGCGGCACCCCGCCATGCTGCGGTATCTCGACAACGACCAGAACCGGAAGGGCAAGCCCAACGAGAACTTCAGCCGCGAGCTGCTGGAACTCTTCACGACCGGCCTCGGCACGCCCGCTCAACCCAACTACACCGAGCAGGACGTGCATGAGGGCGCCCGGGCCCTGACCGGCTGGACCTACGAGGGCGGGCGCGGCAACAAGAATTTCCTGGAGGAGCCGCGCTTCGTCTCGAGGCCCAACCTCCACGACACCGGGAGCAAGACCTACCTGGGCCAGAGCGGCAACCTGAGCGGCGAGGACATCGTTCGGATCGCCGCCACACGCCCGCAGACCGCCGCCTTCGTGTCCCGCAAGCTGCACCGCGCCTTCGTGGCTGACACGCCCGACGAGGGGGCCGTGGCCGCCAGCGCCGAGACCTGGCGCCGCACGAACGGCAATGTCCGCGCGGTGCTGGAGGAACTGCTCTCCAGCGAGGTCTTCTACACCCGCCGCGCCGCCATCATCCGCTCCCCGGTCGAATTCGTCGTGGGCGCCGTGCGGACGCTGGGCCAGCCGCGGCTGGACGCCAAGCAGATGCTCAACCTCGTCCAGACCGCGAGCAAGATGGGCCAACTGCTGCTGCAACCCGACACCGTGAAGGGCTGGGATGGGGGCCGCGAGTGGATCAACGACTCGGCCCTGCTCACCCGCATGCAGCTCGCCGCCGCCCTCACCCTGGGGGCCAAGGCGCCGACGCTGGAGAAGCCCCCAACCGCGCTCGCCCTGCTGGGCACCGAGCGTTCTCCCCTCCAGGCGGCGCTGGACGGGCTGAATCCGAAGCAGCGCACCTACCTGACCCTGATCAGCCCCGAGTTCCAGCTCGCCTGAGCCCCCGAGGTAACCCATGACCCTGGACCGACGTGACTTCCTGAAATACTCCGCCCTGGCGGTCGCCGTGACGAGCGGGATGCCCGGCTTCCTCGCCCGCGCGGCGGCGCAGGCGGGCGGGACGAAGACGCTCGTGGTGATTCAACTGACCGGCGGCAACGACGGCCTGAACACCCTCATCCCCTACTCGAACGGCGCCTACTACGCCGCGCGGCCCAACATCGCCATCCCGAAGAAGGACGTGCTGACCCTGACGCCCGACCTGGGGATGCACCCCTCCCTCAAGCCGCTGATGGGCCTGTGGGATGCCGGGCACCTCGCCTGGATGGAGAATGTGGGCTACCCCAACCCCAACCGCAGCCACTTCGCCTCCATGGCGATCTGGCACACCGCCGATCCCACCCAGGCGCAGGCGGAGGGCTGGATCGGGCGCATCGCCGAGAAGATCGGCGACCCCTTCTGCGCGTCGAACATCGGCGGCACCACCCCGCAGGCCCTGCGCGCCGCCGACTTCAGCCTGCCCAGCATCGACGGGGTGGACAACTTCCAGGTCAAGCTCCCGGCAGGGCTGGACGGCGCCTTCCAGACGATGCTGAACACCTCCCGCACGGGCGAGGCGGCGTACCTCCAGCGGGCCACCCGGCAGATGCTCACGAACACGCAGAAGGTGCAGCAAAACGTCTCCAAGTACCGCCCGGGCGCCAAATACCCCGAGGGCCAGTTCGCCGCGCAGCTTCAGGACGCCGCCCGATTGATTGCCGCCGGAACCGGCCAGCGGGTGCTGTACGTCTCGCTGGGCGGCTTCGACACCCACGCCGGGCAGCGCGCTGAGCAGGACGAACTCCTGGGCCACCTCGCCTCCGGCCTCGCCGCGTTCCAGGCGGACCTGGAGGCGCAGGGCCTCGCCGACCGGGTGGTTGTGATGGGCTTTTCCGAGTTCGGGCGCCGGGTGGCCGAGAACGCCAGCGCGGGCACCGACCACGGCAAGGGCAGCGTGATGTTCGCCTTCGGCAAGGGCGTGAAGGGCGGCATCCACGGCGACAGCCCCGACCTGGAGGACCTGTCGGACGGCGACATCAAGTACCGGCAGGACTTCCGCGGCGTGTACGCGGCGGCGCTGACCCGCTGGCTGAACCTCGACGCGCGGGGCATCCTGGGCGGGGACTTCGGGGGACCTGCGTGGCTGGGGTGAAGCGGCTGGGACGGACGGAGGCGCTCGCCTGCGCCCTGGCGGGACTCGTCGTCCTGGCCGCCCCCGTCGCCCTCGCCATGCCGAAGTACCGCAACCAGGCCGTGGTGCAGTTCCACTACGACCGGGACAACCCGCTGTGGCAACTCGACCGCCGGGTGATGGCTTGCACCTACTGCCATGTCAAGGACACGGGAGGTCCGCCCTGGAACTCCTTCGGCGAGGCGCTGCGGTCCGCCTTCCGCGCCGACGCCGAGGCCGGGAAGCATTCGAAGTTTCCCCAGGTCCTCTTCTCCGTGTTGCAGGCAGGGGGCGACGCCGACGGGGACAGCTACCCGGACGTGCTGGAGGTCTTCGCCCGGACGCTGCCCGGCGACCCGAAGAGCAAACCCACGCAGCCCGCCGCCGACCTCCAGGCCTCGTTCGAGAAGGCGGGGGGGCTGGCGCAGTACGCTCCTGGGAAATAGCTGGAGCGCGGGGCTTCTTCCACCGCCCATCGTCCGAGTGCGAGAAGGGGAGACGTGGTGGTCTCCCCATCCAACATTCTTCCTGGCGGGTTGGAACTGACGGACGCGCCCCTGCAAAAGGGCACCCACCATGACGATGACGGAGTGGGCGCTGCGGTCTGCTCGGCGGCTCACCTGCTCCAAGACGAGGGCCGGAAGCGGCGCGGCTCCCGGCCCAGCGTGTTCCCCAGTCAGGTGTACTTGAGCGCTTCCATCAGCTCTTCCACGATCTCGCTCTCGTCGCCGCGCAGGGCGGCGGTGGCGACGTGCGCTTCCAGGTGCCCGCGCAGCACCACCTCCGCCGCGCCGGACAGCGCCCCCTGCACCGCGCTGAGCTGGCGCAGCACGTCGATGCAGTAGGCGTGGGGATCGTCGAGCTGGCGCTGGATGCTCTCCAGGTGCCCGCGGGCAATCGCCAGGCGCCGCGCCGCCTTCTTGCGGCTCTCCTCGGGCATGCACAGGTGGTGCTTGTGCTCGTCCTCGGCGGTGGGGGCGTGAGGCGCCTTGCGCGGGGTCCTGGTCATCAGCCGGTCACGACCTGGGCGCCATAGCCCTCCTCGACCACGGCCCTGACCAATTCCTGGGGGCTGGCGTCGCCCTCCACGACGGCTTTCCCAGTTTGCAGGTCTACCCGGGCCTCCGTCACGCCGGGAACACTCTTCAGGGCCTTGGTCACGCTGCTCTGGCAGTGACCGCAGCTCATGCCGGTGACGTTCAGTTCAGTGGTATTCATCCTCTCCTCCGTTCTCTATCCCCCCTGGGGGGATTACGACTAGTTTAGGCCTGTAAGCGCGCCTGATCAAGGTTTTGCGGACATAGAAGGAGCCGTCCTGCCCCGGTGGGTTTCTCGTCGTGCCACGGCAGCCCGCACAGTCTGATGTGAGGAGGTGATCTTCACACCGGGGGAGAACACGTGGCCACCACCGGGAGAACCTTTCGGCTGGCAGGATCAGGGGCACCCGACGCCCCCGTCCCCGTGCTGCCGCGTCACACCACCTCGTCCGGGGCGAGCGCGCATGAACCCGCCCCCGTCCCCGCCTCGATCTGGAAGGTGGCGTGTTCGATCCCGAACCGGTCGTGCAGGGCGCGGCGCAACTCGGCGTAGAAGGCCTGGTCCACGCGCGGCTGCGGCATCACGAGGTGGGCGGTCAGGGCGGTCTCACTCGTGCTCAGGCCCCACACGTGCAGGTCGTGGACCCCCGCCACGCCGGGCAGGGCGCGCAGGTAGGCGCGGATGCCCGCCGCGTCCACCCCCTCCGGCACGGCGTCCAGCGCCAGCCGGACCGAGTCCCGCAGCAGGCCCCAGGTGCCGACCGTGATCACCCCGGCGACGATCAGGCTGATGGCCGGGTCGAGCCACAGCCAACCGGTCAGCAGGATCAGGGCCCCCGCGACGACCACACCCAGGGAGACAGCCGCGTCGGCGGCCATGTGCAGGTAGGCGCCCCGCAGGTTCAGGTCGTGCCTGCTCCCTGAGGCGAACAGGTACGCGGTCACCGCGTTGACCACGATGCCGACCGCCGCCACGCCGATCACCAGGCCGCCCTCGACCGGCTCGGGGGCCTGGAGGCGGCGCGCGGCTTCCAGGAGGATCGCCCCCACGGCGACAAGCAGCAGGACGGCGTTGGTCAGCGACGCCAGGATGGAGGAGCGGCGCAGGCCATACGTGAAGCGGGGGCTGGGGCGGCGCCGCGAGAGGACGTAGGCCCCCCACGAGATCAGCAGGCCCAGCACGTCCGAGGCGTTGTGCCCGGCGTCCGCGATCAGGGCGAGGGACCGTGCCAGGACCCCGGAGGTCAGCTCCACGGCCACAAAGGCGACGTTGAGGGTGATGCCGATGGCGAAGGCCCGGCCATAGTGGGCGGGCGCGTGGGAGTGCCCGTGGGCGTGCGAGTGGGTCATGGGTTCTCCTGGGGAAAGGGGGCAGAGGTCAATGCGCGTCCCGTTCGGGCAGGCCGAGCCGTTCGTGCCGGGCGTGCAGGAAGGCGTCCCCCACGATGTGGGCCACGTGTACATCCGCGAGGTGGTAGGTGACGCGGGTGCCGCGCCGCTCCCCCCGCACGAGGGAGGCCCCGCGCAGGACGGCGAGGTGGCGCGAGACGGTGCTCTGCGGCAGCCCCAGGGCGTCCACCAGATCGCCCACCGTGCGCCCCTGGTCACGCAGCAGGAGGAGCAGCCGCAGCCGCACGGGCTCGGAGAGCGCCCGGAACAACTCGCTCACGCGCAGGAGGTCTTGTTCGTGAGGCTGGGTCACGGCCTGATCTCGCATCTCTTATCCTTATATCCGAATAAACGGATACAGATTGCGAGATGGGAACAGGGTGACCCTTAAGCCTCCTGCGTCCGTCTTGGTTCGTGCCCCCCGTCCAGCCCCTCCTGGGGTGGGTAGGGCGAGAATGCCATCGCCACTCCTTCCGGCCATCCCCATTCACCGCTTCCAACCCCTTCCAGAACGTTGCTTGCACTTCGAATCGAGAGGAGCTATGGTGGTCTTACTGGTATCCCCCCCGGGGGGATTATCCGAAAGGAGCAGCAGGACATGACGAAGACCATCGAACTCGGGGTGGGGGGCATGACCTGCGCCAGTTGCGTGGGCCGCGTCGAGCGGGGCCTGAAGAAGGTCGAGGGGGTCGAGAGTGCTGTTGTGAACCTCGCCACCGAGCGGGCGACGGTGGCCTACGACCCGGAAAAGACCACCCCCCAGGCGCTGCTGGACAAGGTGAGGGATGTCGGGTACGAGCCCGTCGTGAGCGAACTGGAGCTGGGCGTGCAGGGGATGACCTGCGCGAGCTGCGTGGGCCGGGTGGAGCGCGCCCTGAGGCGGGTGGACGGGGTGCTGGACGCCTCGGTGAACCTCGCCACCGAGCGGGCCAGCGTGAGGTACCTGCCGTCGAGCGTCAGCCCGGGGCAGCTCAAGGCGGCGGTGGTGGACGCTGGGTACGCCGTGCTGGAAAGCCAGGCGGGCGTGGACCGCAGCGACCAGGAACGCGAGGCCCGCGATCGGGAGGTGCGGGGTCTGCGCCGGGCCATTGCCTTCAGTGCCCTCTTCGCGGTGCCCCTCCTGATCCTGGCGATGCTCCCGATGCTCTCCATGTCCTTTGGCGAGTGGCTGCACGAGCGGGTCAGCATGTCCACCCTGAGCTGGATCATGCTGCTGCTGGCCGCCCCCGTGCAGTTCGGCCCGGGGCTGCGCTTCTACCGCCTGGGCTGGAAGAGCCTGCGCCACCGCTCGCCCGACATGAACGCCCTGGTGATGATCGGCACCTCCGCGGCTTTCCTCTACTCGCTCGTCGCCACCCTGGCCCCGCAGGTCTTCCCCGAGGGCACCGCCCACGTCTACTACGAGGCCTCGGCGGTCGTGGTCACCCTGATCCTGCTGGGCAAGTATTTCGAGGCCGTCGCCAAGGGAAGAAGCAGCGAGGCGATGAAGAAGCTGCTGGGCCTCCAGGCCAAAACGGCACGTGTCGTCCGTGGCGGTCAGGAACTCGAACTCCCGGTCGACGAGGTCCTGGTCGGCGACCTGATCTCGGTGCGCCCCGGCGAGAAGGTGCCGGTGGACGGCGAGGTCGTCTCCGGCAACTCCTTTGTCGACGAGAGCATGATCACCGGCGAACCGGTCCCGGTCGCCAAGCAGGCAGGTGCCCCCGTGGTCGGCGGGACGATCAACCAGAATGGCGCCTTCCAGTTCAAGGCGACCCGGATTGGCGCCGATACGGCCCTTGCGCAGATCATCCGGCTGGTCGAGACGGCCCAGGGCTCCAAACCTCCCATTCAGGGTCTGGCGGACAGGGTCGTCTCGGTCTTCGTCCCCATCGTCCTCGGGATCGCCGCCCTGACCTTCCTGGTCTGGCTGCTGGTGGGTGGGCAGCAGGCGCTGAGCTTCGCGCTGGTGAACACGGTCGCCGTGCTCATCATCGCCTGCCCCTGCGCGATGGGCCTCGCCACCCCGACGAGCATCATGGTCGGCACCGGCAAGGCCGCCGAACTCGGCGTGCTCTTCCGCAACGGCTCGGCGCTCGAAGGCTTGCAGGGCGTGAACGTGATCGCCGTAGACAAAACCGGCACCCTGACCAAGGGCAAACCCGAACTCACCGACCTCGTGACCGCCCCCGGCTTCGACCGTGCGGAGGTGTTGGGGCTGGTCGCGGCGGCGGAGGAACAGAGCGAACACCCCATCGCCCGCGCCATCGTGGACGCGGCGAAGAGGGAAGGCGTGGCTCTCCCTCCCCTGGAGAGCTTCGAGGCCGTGCCCGGATACGGGCTGGAGGCGCGGGTGCGGGGCCATCTGGTGCAGGTCGGCGCCGACCGCCTCATGGAACGGCTCGGCCTGAGCGTCGCCTCCTTCGCCGCCCAGGCCGAGCGGCTGGGGGACGAGGGCAAGAGCCCGCTGTACGCGGCCATCGACGGCCAGCTTGCCGCCGCGATTGCAGTGGCCGACCCCATCCAGGCGGGCAGCCCGGAGGCGGTGAGGGCGCTCCATCGCCAGGGCCTCCGGGTCGCCATGATCACCGGGGACAACGCCCGCACCGCGAACGCCATCGCCCGACAGCTCGGCATCGACGAGGTGCTGGCCGAGGTGCTGCCCAGCGGCAAGAGTGACGCGGTGAAGGCGTTGCAGGCGAAGGGCAACAAGGTGGCCTTTGTCGGGGACGGCATCAACGACGCCCCGGCCCTCGCCCAGGCGGATGTGGGCCTCGCCATCGGCACCGGAACGGACGTGGCCGTCGAGACCGCCGACGTGATCCTGATGAGCGGGGACCTGCGTGGGGTGCCGAATGCCCTGGCCCTCAGCCGCGCGACCCTGCGGAACATCCGGCTCAACCTGTTCTGGGCCTTCGCGTACAACGTCGTGCTGATCCCGGTCGCGGCGGGCGCGTTGTATCCGGCTTTCGGGTGGCTGCTCAGCCCGGTGCTGGCGGCGGCGGCGATGGGCTTTTCCAGCGTCTTCGTGCTGAGCAACGCGCTGCGGCTGCGCTCCTTCCGCCCGCCCGTCCGCCCCGCCCCCGTTCCCGCCCGCACGGGTGCCGCCACCCCGGCGCGGGCCTGACCTCCCGGTTTGCCCTCCCGGTCGGGGGGCCGTGGCCCAGTCGAAGGCGGCCTTGAGGGAGTGGCTGCCGTCGGTGTACGTCGTGGACGGGATGGCGTTGAGCCGGTAGGTCCCGAGAACCCGGAGGCCCCCGCTCTCCGTCTGCTATCCCGGGGGCACGTGTATGTCCTGCGCATCTGGCAGAACCCGGCCTGCTGCCGGTTGGGCCGTCCTGGCGCGCGGTCCTGCCCGGGGGCGGGGAAGCCGCCCTGAGCGCGTTTGACTGCGGGTCTTCCCGGAACTGCAAAAGGCTGGGGAGATTCACGTCCCCAGCCTCTCTGGCCTGCCGCGCTCAGCGGTATGAACTGGGCCCTACCGCGTGACCTGCGGCTTGCGGGCGCGCTGCCCCCCGGAGTGGGAGGCCTGTCCCCCCTTGCGCCCGGCCTCCCGGGCCTCCTCGGAGGTGAACTGGTGGGCGTGGCCGCTCGCGTGCGCCGCCTTGCCCCCCTTGCTGGCGATCTCGCGCTGCCGGGCCGGGTCCATCCTGGCAAAGCCCCGCGCGCTGCCCCCCGAGCGAACGTCCGTCTTGTTTCCGGTCATACCTTCCTCTCTTTCCTGCCTGGTCCTGACTTCGGGCACGCCCCATGGCGGGTGTCTTCCGACAAGGCTGATTGTCCGGTGCCCGCAAAGCTCATCCGCGAAAGGCCCGTGAAGACCACCCCACACGATCTGTGCTGCTGCCGAGAAGGAGATAAAAGGGTCTTGGGCGACTTCACATCTTGGGGTGCCGGTGCGGACCAGTGCCCCCGCTCACCCGCGGGGAGGGAAGGGAGAAAGTCGGCCGCGCGGGCGAGGCCCACCTCCTGGCTCCTCGTCAGCCCCTGGATCGGGGCCGCCCGGCCTTCACGGCAGGCCCGCCTTGGGCTACCCTCGGGGACAGCGCGAGAACTGAGGCCATCCGCTGGAGGTGCAAGATGAGCAGCCCGACCGACCTTCCTTCCGACTCTCCCCAGGGCGCTGGCCTCCTGGGCGCCGCCCTGGCCTGGCAGCGGGGCGAGACGACCCGCGACGCCCTGCTGGGGCCACTCACCCGGCTGGGCCACGATGAGGGCGGGGCCGTCCACGACCTGATCGGGGACCTGATCGCGTGGGCACCGCCTTCCCCGGACACCGGTGACCGGGACGCGGACCGCTGGCGGGCGGAACTCATGGCGTGCCGGGCCAGGACGTGGGCCTCCCCGGCCAGCGCCGGACTCCTCGTCGGCCCCACCGTCCTGATCCTCACGGATGGGGGCCGGGGCGTGGTGCTGGACCCCTCGGGCACCCGTCCCCTCCCGGGCAGCATCAGCGCCTCCCTGCTGCTGCTGTGCCAGACCATCGTGATGGCCGACAACGCCGTCGATGCCCAGGAACTCGGCAAGCTCCGGCAGCAGCGCATCGAATCGAGTTCGACCTCCCTGTCGGAAATCAAGCCGGTTCACTGACGGCAAGAGAAGGGGCAGGTGACCTTCAGTCGGGTCACCTGCCTCCTGAATGTCTGGAAGTTACTTCGGGCAAACGTTCAGCGCCGCCCCCGAGTTCCGCGGGGCGACCGCACCCGCCGCAAAATCAGTGTTCGCGTCCGTGTCGGTGCAGCCCCCGTTCGCGCGGCTGGCGCTCGTGGTGCTCGTCAGGCCCGAGTAGGCCACGTAGTCGCGCACGTTCGCGTCCGCCTTGCTCGTGACCGCCGCCGTCCCCTCGGCGAGGAGGACCTGACCGGCTGCGCCCGCCATGGCGATGGTTCCGGCCGCGTCCGGGGTGGGCAGGGCCGCCGTGCCACCCGTGCCCGCCGCCTCCTGCACGAGGTAATACTGCCCGGGGGCGAGGTTGAAGTCGGTCAGGGGCGTGACCTGCCAGGCAGAGCCCGACGCGCTCGCGTACTGCACCGAGTAGCCCGCGAGGTTCACGGGCGCGTCCCCCGCGTTGAAAACCTCGATGAAGTCGTTCTTGTAGACCGACCCCGAGTTGCCGCCGCCGCCGAACACCTGGCTGACGACGAGCTTGCCCGCCCCCGTGGGCACCGGGTTCACGGTGATCTTCAGGGTCGCGGTTACCGTCTGGGTGCCCGCCGTGGCCGTCACGGTGACGGTGTACGCTCCGGCGGCGGCGAAGGTATGGGTGGCGCTCGTGGCCGTCGGCGTCAGCGTCTCCTCGGCGCTCCCGTCGCCCCAGTTCACCTTCAGGCTGTCCGGCGTGGGGTTCGTGCTGATCCCGAGGGTGTACGCCTGCCCCGCCGTGGCGCTCGTCGCGCCCCCCGCGCTCACGCTCAGGGCTGGCCGCACCTCGTCGCGGGTGAGGTTCAGGCCGATCAGCACGGGGTCGTGGTCGCTCGCCCGGAAGGCGTTGGGCTGGTAGAGGTCGGGGGAGGTGCAGGAGCTGCCCGCCGGGTTCCCGCTGGTGCAGTTGGGGTTGTTCTTGAACTCCACGTTGTAGTCGATCAGGGTGGGCTCGTCGGCGTTGATGTGCCACTCGGTAATGCCCGTGACCTGCGTGTCGAGGTTGGTAGAGGCGAGCGCGTGATCGAGGTAGCCGAACAGCCCGCCGAACTGGTACGAGTAGCGGTCCTCGGCGGGAATGCGCTTGTTCTCGCTCACGAAGCCGCCCGCCACGATGGCCTTGATGGGGTCCTCGTCGCCGTAGGCGTTGAAGTCGCCCATCAGCAGCACGTCCGCGTCGCCGCTGCGGGTCTTCAGGCGGTCCACGAAGCCCAGCAGCTTCTGCGCCTGCTGGACCCGGAGCTGATTCCAGCAGCCCTGGCCGGTGTCCACATCGCCGCTCGTGGGGCAGCTCCCCTTGCTCTTGAGGTGGTTGGCGACGACTGTGAGCACGCCGCCCGTGCCCTTGTCCTGGAAGGTCTGCGCGAGGGGCGGGCGGCTGTAGACGCCGTCCGCGTTGTCGTCCACCAGCGGACTTCCAACGGGCGTCACGCGGGCGGGCTTGTAGATCATGGCGACCTTGATCGCGTCCGTGCCGATCACGCCGGTCTGAATCGCCGCGTAGGTATTCGCGCCGTACGCCTCGTTCAGCCCGCCCACGAGGTCTTGCAGCGCCGTGTCCCCGTTGTTCTGCACCTCCATCAGCGTGACGATGTCGGCGTCGAGCCCCTTGAGCGCCGCGACGACCTTGGCCTTCTGGCGCCCGAACTCGTAGGCGTTGTTCGCGCCGCGGTCATTGGGGCCGAAGGTGACGAAGTAGTTCAGCACGTTCGCGCCCGCCACCTTCAGGGTGCCGCCCACATCCTTCGGGCGCTCCGGGCGCGGGTTCTCGTTCACGAAGGTCGGCGCCACGGTTGGCTCGACTTTGAAGGCGTCGTTGCCGTAACGCAGCACGCCGGTCAGGCCCGTCACGCTGTCGCCCGTCCGGCGTGTTTTATTCGTGTCGAGGTAGGGAAGGGTCGCCGGGTTCTGCTTGCTGCTCGCGTCGTCGAGGATGATCCGCCGGGCGTCGTTTTGCTCGGCCGTCGTGCTCACGTTGCCGTTCGTGGGGGTGAAGAGCCGCCCGCCCGCCGCCAGGCCCAGCTCGCCG
The sequence above is a segment of the Deinococcus aerius genome. Coding sequences within it:
- a CDS encoding DUF1800 domain-containing protein; its protein translation is MSLQPHTRKLTPEDAAHFLRRTAFGATDAQIRALVGRDAREVAREALSFGMDLAPGNPFDPTQGTRPGAAAQLARGAWLYEMLYGPHPLRERLALTWSNHFVIGTDKVKNAPMLTGYLALLRRHAATTDFAAFALDVARHPAMLRYLDNDQNRKGKPNENFSRELLELFTTGLGTPAQPNYTEQDVHEGARALTGWTYEGGRGNKNFLEEPRFVSRPNLHDTGSKTYLGQSGNLSGEDIVRIAATRPQTAAFVSRKLHRAFVADTPDEGAVAASAETWRRTNGNVRAVLEELLSSEVFYTRRAAIIRSPVEFVVGAVRTLGQPRLDAKQMLNLVQTASKMGQLLLQPDTVKGWDGGREWINDSALLTRMQLAAALTLGAKAPTLEKPPTALALLGTERSPLQAALDGLNPKQRTYLTLISPEFQLA
- a CDS encoding transcriptional regulator, with product MRRLLLAALLLAGGASAADADDLSAALRQARSVAARGQVEVTVLFPPRGVPTRRANALPAVPFRPALLARNFTVSRAGTEPVAGRQSTRFELTPKVGQAARWTLWIDQAWNIPLAFEERMPDGSLARRAAFLKVNAQPTRVQVRVPAIPEGLRAAVLAAFPGLRLPPGFVPEGVRVRANGRLDVSLTDGVNVLALVLAARDVAAAPGVASRRVGGRFVWLVGNLPGAALTQVLANVRAVNPTALGTFLPTADSGR
- a CDS encoding ArsR/SmtB family transcription factor, yielding MRDQAVTQPHEQDLLRVSELFRALSEPVRLRLLLLLRDQGRTVGDLVDALGLPQSTVSRHLAVLRGASLVRGERRGTRVTYHLADVHVAHIVGDAFLHARHERLGLPERDAH
- a CDS encoding heavy metal translocating P-type ATPase encodes the protein MTKTIELGVGGMTCASCVGRVERGLKKVEGVESAVVNLATERATVAYDPEKTTPQALLDKVRDVGYEPVVSELELGVQGMTCASCVGRVERALRRVDGVLDASVNLATERASVRYLPSSVSPGQLKAAVVDAGYAVLESQAGVDRSDQEREARDREVRGLRRAIAFSALFAVPLLILAMLPMLSMSFGEWLHERVSMSTLSWIMLLLAAPVQFGPGLRFYRLGWKSLRHRSPDMNALVMIGTSAAFLYSLVATLAPQVFPEGTAHVYYEASAVVVTLILLGKYFEAVAKGRSSEAMKKLLGLQAKTARVVRGGQELELPVDEVLVGDLISVRPGEKVPVDGEVVSGNSFVDESMITGEPVPVAKQAGAPVVGGTINQNGAFQFKATRIGADTALAQIIRLVETAQGSKPPIQGLADRVVSVFVPIVLGIAALTFLVWLLVGGQQALSFALVNTVAVLIIACPCAMGLATPTSIMVGTGKAAELGVLFRNGSALEGLQGVNVIAVDKTGTLTKGKPELTDLVTAPGFDRAEVLGLVAAAEEQSEHPIARAIVDAAKREGVALPPLESFEAVPGYGLEARVRGHLVQVGADRLMERLGLSVASFAAQAERLGDEGKSPLYAAIDGQLAAAIAVADPIQAGSPEAVRALHRQGLRVAMITGDNARTANAIARQLGIDEVLAEVLPSGKSDAVKALQAKGNKVAFVGDGINDAPALAQADVGLAIGTGTDVAVETADVILMSGDLRGVPNALALSRATLRNIRLNLFWAFAYNVVLIPVAAGALYPAFGWLLSPVLAAAAMGFSSVFVLSNALRLRSFRPPVRPAPVPARTGAATPARA
- a CDS encoding CopZ family metallochaperone, which gives rise to MNTTELNVTGMSCGHCQSSVTKALKSVPGVTEARVDLQTGKAVVEGDASPQELVRAVVEEGYGAQVVTG
- a CDS encoding DUF1501 domain-containing protein, producing the protein MTLDRRDFLKYSALAVAVTSGMPGFLARAAAQAGGTKTLVVIQLTGGNDGLNTLIPYSNGAYYAARPNIAIPKKDVLTLTPDLGMHPSLKPLMGLWDAGHLAWMENVGYPNPNRSHFASMAIWHTADPTQAQAEGWIGRIAEKIGDPFCASNIGGTTPQALRAADFSLPSIDGVDNFQVKLPAGLDGAFQTMLNTSRTGEAAYLQRATRQMLTNTQKVQQNVSKYRPGAKYPEGQFAAQLQDAARLIAAGTGQRVLYVSLGGFDTHAGQRAEQDELLGHLASGLAAFQADLEAQGLADRVVVMGFSEFGRRVAENASAGTDHGKGSVMFAFGKGVKGGIHGDSPDLEDLSDGDIKYRQDFRGVYAAALTRWLNLDARGILGGDFGGPAWLG
- a CDS encoding metal-sensitive transcriptional regulator, with protein sequence MTRTPRKAPHAPTAEDEHKHHLCMPEESRKKAARRLAIARGHLESIQRQLDDPHAYCIDVLRQLSAVQGALSGAAEVVLRGHLEAHVATAALRGDESEIVEELMEALKYT
- a CDS encoding cation diffusion facilitator family transporter, with the translated sequence MTHSHAHGHSHAPAHYGRAFAIGITLNVAFVAVELTSGVLARSLALIADAGHNASDVLGLLISWGAYVLSRRRPSPRFTYGLRRSSILASLTNAVLLLVAVGAILLEAARRLQAPEPVEGGLVIGVAAVGIVVNAVTAYLFASGSRHDLNLRGAYLHMAADAAVSLGVVVAGALILLTGWLWLDPAISLIVAGVITVGTWGLLRDSVRLALDAVPEGVDAAGIRAYLRALPGVAGVHDLHVWGLSTSETALTAHLVMPQPRVDQAFYAELRRALHDRFGIEHATFQIEAGTGAGSCALAPDEVV
- a CDS encoding KGG domain-containing protein, with protein sequence MTGNKTDVRSGGSARGFARMDPARQREIASKGGKAAHASGHAHQFTSEEAREAGRKGGQASHSGGQRARKPQVTR